In one window of Miscanthus floridulus cultivar M001 chromosome 12, ASM1932011v1, whole genome shotgun sequence DNA:
- the LOC136497781 gene encoding uncharacterized protein, which produces MDSPHGSTSSNPFAVGNDPAPPPASTLVLLNIRSHVPVILSADDGNFRQWRSFFDLAIKKFGLVNHIDGTVDAAAMIDDPEWLQIDSYIVSWLYTTMSKEIWSDVNKPGATAYSAWTAITGQFLDNSLQRAVYAQQEFHSLFQGDMNISEYCGRLKCLADTLYDCGAAVSDPALVINTLRGLNNKFS; this is translated from the coding sequence ATGGACAGTCCTCACGGCTCCACCTCTTCCAATCCCTTCGCCGTGGGCAACGACCCTGCTCCTCCCCCAGCCTCCACCCTCGTGCTGCTCAATATCCGCAGCCACGTTCCGGTCATCCTCTCCGCTGATGACGGCAACTTCCGGCAGTGGCGTTCTTTCTTCGACCTCGCGATCAAGAAATTCGGCCTCGTCAACCACATCGACGGCACAGTTGATGCCGCCGCCATGATCGACGATCCGGAATGGCTCCAGATTGACTCCTACATCGTCTCCTGgctctacaccaccatgtccaaGGAGATTTGGAGTGACGTCAACAAGCCGGGCGCCACCGCCTACTCCGCGTGGACGGCGATCACGGGGCAATTCCTCGACAACAGCCTTCAGCGCGCCGTCTATGCTCAGCAGGAGTTCCACAGCCTGTTCCAGGGCGACATGAACATCAGCGAGTATTGCGGCCGTCTCAAGTGCCTCGCCGACACTCTCTACGACTGCGGTGCCGCCGTCTCCGATCCGGCGCTCGTCATCAACACCCTGCGTGGCCTGAACAACAAGTTCAGCTAG
- the LOC136497780 gene encoding uncharacterized protein → MILEDLHRSPRMETMRLALGGATVSLPATAAAFASLVDLTLESMEFAVDSGHLTHLLSSVCCPRLQKLRLREVSFPTSRMLEDMELLIKAEELLELSWEEVIGPPDILRLRTPRLRVLRTVDGNLSELTLSAPRLEELLFLDGQPYSKIDIDGELPCVRSLRVELTSHADYYGGCYDETNGGTFSLFRCCTAAACLDLDLYVFEQEKQYVNIIEGRIPQLPQVTSLTVHVSLYDLHSFGFGIADILAQCSNLKYLRICCTFRMDNDFDSPFLCNHQDNWHSHVVYCLPHLEEVEFMGLAGTECELWFMESMLTSTTQLHKVTISFDPKSSLKNRTHAFERIPPLQDNGTWTCCHEPYLSLEWKLSL, encoded by the exons ATGATCCTCGAAGACCTTCATAGGTCACCGAGGATGGAGACCATGCGCTTGGCACTCGGTGGTGCAACAGTGAGCCTCCCCGCCACGGCAGCGGCGTTCGCGTCGCTCGTAGACCTTACGCTCGAAAGCATGGAGTTCGCCGTGGATAGCGGCCACCTTACCCACCTCTTGTCGTCGGTGTGCTGTCCACGATTGCAGAAGCTGCGCCTGAGAGAGGTTAGTTTTCCTACTAGTAGAATGCTAGAGGATATGGAGCTGCTGATCAAGGCCGAGGAGCTCTTGGAGCTATCGTGGGAGGAAGTGATTGGCCCGCCGGACATTCTGAGGCTGAGGACTCCTCGCCTCCGTGTTCTCCGCACGGTGGATGGCAACCTTAGTGAGCTCACATTGTCAGCCCCAAGGCTGGAGGAGCTCTTGTTCTTGGATGGCCAACCTTACAGTAAAATTGACATTGATGGAGAATTGCCGTGCGTTCGGAGCCTCAGGGTTGAGTTGACCTCACATGCAGACTATTATGGTGGATGCTACGACGAAACAAACGGCGGCACCTTTAGTCTCTTCCGTTGTTGTACGGCAGCAGCATGCCTTGACCTGGATCTTTATGTCTTCGAG CAAGAAAAACAGTATGTTAACATAATTGAAGGTCGGATTCCGCAGCTTCCTCAAGTGACATCTTTGACGGTCCATGTTTCTCTATATGATCTGCATTCATTTGGATTTGGCATAGCAGATATCTTAGCACAATGTAGCAATCTCAAATACCTTCGCATATGTTGCACCTTCAGGATG GATAACGATTTCGATTCACCTTTCTTATGCAACCATCAGGACAATTGGCATTCCCATGTGGTCTACTGCTTGCCTCACCTCGAGGAAGTAGAGTTTATGGGGTTGGCGGGAACTGAATGTGAACTTTGGTTCATGGAATCCATGCTCACAAGCACCACACAACTTCATAAGGTGACTATAAGTTTTGACCCCAAGTCCAGCCTAAAGAATAGGACCCATGCTTTTGAGCGTATTCCACCACTACAGGACAATGGGACGTGGACTTGTTGTCATGAACCTTATTTGTCCTTGGAGTGGAAGCTTTCTCTATGA